The following coding sequences lie in one Ostrea edulis chromosome 8, xbOstEdul1.1, whole genome shotgun sequence genomic window:
- the LOC125662695 gene encoding uncharacterized protein LOC125662695, which yields MVNPCPLMLTGIMFSVCFAADTYQDGDCALKIQKNGMSLLNEGMKLIDPDIKIAGRFHEALRDLYQNVNKEHTLNITKTYLQNITIESNGTTFHAIDGFNKKRVFEKRYIYLYTTMAVYKKLNSILREHDCTTNTLSEGDLYYAPYSAVLMSVLMYWSNLTEFRGLTYRGADLPETDINKYTVNKRFVWTQFTSTSTNKSNAFDRNVTFIIYNNQSSPYMAPKPVYLFAWKPELDEAIYCPGAEFEVLRVEKNISDSVGSAIITLQTVISTSDSGDCRRQPFMLNIIALFIFLLSF from the coding sequence ATGGTGAATCCTTGTCCTTTGATGTTGACGGGAATCATGTTCTCAGTTTGTTTTGCTGCTGACACTTATCAAGATGGCGACTGTGCTTTGAAGATTCAGAAAAACGGAATGAGTTTGTTGAACGAAGGAATGAAGCTTATTGATCCAGACATCAAAATAGCGGGGAGGTTTCATGAAGCATTAAGAGATCTTTACCAGAACGTCAACAAAGAACACACTCTTAACATAACGAAAACATATTTGCAAAATATTACAATAGAAAGTAACGGCACTACGTTCCATGCAATTGATGGGTTTAATAAGAAACGTGTGTTTGAAAAAAGGTACATTTATTTGTATACAACTATGGCCGTCTATAAAAAACTGAACTCTATTTTAAGAGAACATGACTGTACTACAAACACCTTAAGCGAGGGGGACCTCTATTATGCTCCGTACTCCGCTGTGCTAATGAGTGTTCTCATGTACTGGTCAAATTTGACAGAGTTCAGAGGACTTACGTACAGAGGGGCAGACCTACCTGAGACAGACATTAACAAATATACCGTCAATAAAAGATTTGTCTGGACACAATTCACGTCCACGTCCACGAACAAAAGCAACGCTTTTGACCGGAATGTTACATTCATCATCTACAACAATCAGTCCTCACCATATATGGCTCCCAAACCTGTCTATCTATTTGCTTGGAAACCAGAACTGGATGAAGCAATATATTGTCCCGGTGCAGAGTTCGAAGTTTTAAGAGTTGAGAAAAACATTTCAGACTCCGTTGGCAGTGCAATCATTACCCTCCAAACTGTGATCAGCACTAGTGATTCGGGGGATTGCAGAAGGCAGCCATTCATGCTAAACATAATTGCGCTTTTCATCTTTCTTTTATCTTTTTAA